The genome window TTTTAAATATAATATAGCAGAATCCTGTTTGAAGATTAGGATAGGATTCGATTCGGACGAGGAAGCCCCAGAAGCATTTCTGGAGGCTTTTTCTGCTTTTTTATCCCGTAAGAAAGTGTGGAGGGTATGGTAAAAAGTGAGTAGTATCTAAGTGGAGGAGGCAGCAGTATGGCAGTAAAATATGTGTTTGTGACAGGCGGCGTGGTATCCGGGCTCGGCAAGGGAATCACGGCGGCCTCGCTGGGGAGGCTCTTAAAAGCCAGAGGTTACACGGTAACGATGCAGAAGTTCGATCCCTACATCAATATTGATCCGGGCACCATGAATCCGGTGCAGCACGGGGAAGTGTTCGTGACCGATGACGGGGCGGAGACAGACCTGGATCTGGGACACTATGAACGTTTTATTGATGAAAGTCTGACGAAAAATTCTAATGTGACGACTGGGAAGATCTACTGGTCCGTCCTGCAGAAAGAGCGCCGGGGGGACTTCGGCGGGGGAACGGTGCAGGTGATCCCGCATATTACGAACGAGATCAAGAGCCGTTTTTACAGGAATCCGTCTGCCAAAGATACGGAGATCGCGATCATTGAAGTGGGCGGAACTGTGGGCGATATCGAAAGCCAGCCCTTCCTGGAATCCATCCGTCAGTTTCAGCATGATATCGGGCATGAGAATGCGATCCTGATCCACGTCACGCTGATTCCTTACCTGCGCGCATCGCAGGAAATGAAGACGAAGCCCACCCAGGCAAGCGTAAAGGAATTGCAGGGAATGGGAATCTGGCCGGACGTGATCGTCTGCCGGTCGGAACATGCGCTTGACGACCAGATCAAGGACAAGATTGCGCTGTTCTGCAACGTTCCTGCCAGCCATGTGCTGCAGAATCTGGACGTGGAATACCTGTATGAAGCGCCGCTTGCCATGGAGAAGGAGCATCTGGCGTCGGTCGTATGTGAATGTCTGCATCTTAACTGTCCCGAGCCGGACCTCAAGGACTGGACGGAGATGGTGGACTGTCTGCGCAATCCGACGCAGGAGGTGACCGTTGCCCTGGTGGGAAAATACATCCAGCTCCATGACGCCTACATCAGCGTGGTGGAGGCGCTGAAGCACGGCGGAATCTACAGTCATACCACCGTGAATATCAAATGGGTGGACTCGGAGAAGGTGACCTCGGAAAATGCAGAGGAGTTTCTCGGCGACGTGTGCGGCATTCTGGTGCCCGGCGGCTTTGGGGACCGGGGAATCGAAGGAAAAATCGAAGCAATCCGGTATGCGAGAACACATGGCGTTCCATTTCTGGGGCTCTGCCTTGGAATGCAGCTTGCCATCGTGGAATTTGCGCGGAATGTCGTTGGGTATCACGACGCACATAGTGTGGAGCTAAGGCCTGATACCACACATCCGGTCATCCATATTATGCCGGATCAGGTCGGTATCGAAGACATAGGAGGAACCCTGCGCCTGGGAGCGTATCCCTGTGTGCTCAGTGAGGAATCAAAGGCCTATGCCCTGTATGGGGAGAAGGAGATCAGGGAGAGGCACCGGCACCGCTATGAGGTCAATAATGACTACCGCGAAGTGCTCGTAAAGCACGGCATGAGGCTTTCCGGCCTCTCGCCGGACGGAAGGATCGTGGAGATGATCGAGATACCGGAGCACCCATGGTTCATCGGAACACAGGCGCATCCGGAACTGAAATCAAGGCCGAATAAACCCCATCCGTTGTTCCGGGGATTCGTGGAAGCATCAATGCAGTTCCGAAATGAAAGAGAAGGATAAGAGAACCTGAAAGAGTGCGTGTGACAAGAAGTGCAGGCACTCTTTTTCTGACAATTTTTATGTGCAGCTGTTATTCCGGAAGAGTTGGTTGTCAAAACTTTTGAAAAACAGCTAAATATGCAAAATTAACGTAATTTAAAACAAAATTAACCTGTCTGGGCAGAGGAAAAAGTGTTATAATATAGTAAGCTATGTATATTAGGGGAAATCCTGCCTTTGGGATATATGGGAATTCATGGGAGGAAGCGGTCAAACGCTCCATTTTTGCAGGAATTGAGGGGATTTTTCGGAAACCTCATTTCGGAAAAATATTTTGTGAAAATACATAAATATGCTATACTAAAATTAAGTGGGATAATAGGATATGTATATATATATTTAATAAATGAGGGTAAGTAAACAGATGAAAATCAGGAATCATAAAAAGGGATTTACGTTACCGGAACTGGTCGTGACACTCATCGTTCTGGCGGTTATTTTGGCGATCGGAATTCCGACAGCCATTTATTTTATTAAACGCGCCGAATTCCGGAAAAATGAAGAGAATGCAAAAACAATTTATATGGCGGCAGAGTCTGCCCTTACATGGTATCGTTCCTCCGGACAGTGGGAGGAGTTCCGGGAGGAGGTTCTCGCCAAGGGGATAAAGAACACCTCCTTTACCGATGAGAAGAGGAAGGACCGGATTTATGCAATCACGCTGGCTCCGGGCGCTTATGATACGGACGAAGGGAAGCAGAGCCCTGTGACAGAGCTCATGGATGATTTGACTTATTCGAAGGATTTGCTCTCCTCCGGTGCAGTTGCTATTGAGATCGATGTGGAATCCGGGCATGTGTATTCAGCATTCTATGGTACCAGATGCAAGGGACTTGGCTATGGCACCAACGATGAGGGTAAGATTCTGGATATGGATGACAGAGGGTATGACAGCCGGAGGGAGAGGCTTCTCGGCTATTATTCTGCGGATGATACCACCGATGTGGTCGATCTGGATCCAGTAAGGCTTAAGGTGACTAGTATCAGTCTGGTGAACAGTGAGACCCTGTACCTGAACTGGTCAAGTAATTCCCGACATGACAATCTGGACCTGGAGTTCTATGTTGTATTTTATGAGAAGAACAGCCGCAAGGAGTTGTTCCGGCTTACTGTGAACAGGGCGAAGGCCAGAGGGAATGGCTGGAGCGAGTCTGCCTCGGACGCGGCATCCATTACACAGCTCCAAATGGTTGTAAATAACAAAGAGATAGAAGGCTGGAATTTCCCGCTCACCTACAAGGACGGGGCGTTCTCCCTTGTGCTTGACGGTATGATGTCGGCAGACGTGCTTGCCGCGCTTAAGCAGACGGGGATTTCTGAAGATACAATGACTGGCCTACATAAGAGCTCGGATATGAGCATCACCCGCCTTGCCCGAATCGGCGGGATTAAGACGACAAGTGGGGTTGATCTGAGCAATCCGCAGAATATCTATGCGACTGTACAGGCAGTATCTACCTACCAGAACACAGAAGGGGATACCAGCGAGTACCGGCAGAGTGCGGTGGTCACCTCCAATACGGCGAATACCATGTATGCAGATGACACGAAGAGGGAGAGCGGCACACTTAAGGCGGGAATCGCAGCGTTCCGCCATCTTTCCAATATCCGGTATTGCAGTGCGGATCAAGCGGCAGAATTTACGTTGGAAGGCGAGGAGATGGACTGGAATTCGGAAGGAACCGGTCTGTATGGCTATACGGTAAGCAATAGTGGGGCGCAAAAGCTCCAGTGGAAGGCGAATGACGGTCAGATGGGCTTTCCTGCGATTCCGGAGCTTGCTGCAAACCACTCGTTAGATGGCGGCCTCGACAGCAGCAAGATTAGTAATCTGCGCCTGGGAACCGACTCCGTAGCAGATGATGCTGCGACCACGAAGTTTGGTATTGATAAGACAAAGTACAGTGGATTATTCTGCAAGGCGGAAGGCAGCATCTCGAATATCACATTTAGGAATCCTTCTGTTGTGATGGCAGATATATCTGGAGACTCCCTGGCGGAGACGTCAGATTTTCGGTATATACATGGTGTCGGGATTGTAGCAGGTCTGAGTACAGGAGACCTTACAAATATAAAGATTACGACAGATTCACCGGATAAAGCGGTGATGAATGTCCTGTTACCCGATGACAGGGCTGGTTTGAACCCGACTACAAGAACCGCCGGTGTCGGTGGAATCGCCGGAATCATTCAGGGTAAAAAGGATGCGAAGATTAGCGGGCTGTCGGTATCCGGCGTGATTACGGCAAAACTTCCGGATCCGGGAACTGCCACGGCCGGACATACAGAAGAAATGGCGAAGAATTACCAGTATGGTGTCGGCGGACTCTTCGGCTATGCGGATTTGAAGACAGGCGCCAGAATCACGCGGTGTGAGAATCATGCAGATGTCTCAGCCAACCTTTTTGCGGGCGGAATCGCAGGGCACGTCGACGGTTCCTTTAAGGCTGACGAATATAACTACAATGACCCAGGGGCGATGTCGAATCTCACAGAGTGTGAAAATGATGGGCTCATTCTGTGTACTACAGGACATGAGGACAGAGAATACAAGATAGAGGGAAGGTATTTTGGAGGCGTTGTTGGGTATGCGCATCAGGTGCTGGTTTATGATGCCTCCAGTGCGTCCGGACGCGCATCCGGATTTACCTACTCAAAAGAGAAGCAGGAATTGTTAAAAGGACAGTATGTAGGCGGAATTATGGGCTTCGGGACGGACTGCCTGCTGCTTAAATGCAATACGGAGAATAAGGGGTACATTCTCGGCTCTGACTATGTGGGCGGTATTGTCGGTGGACTGACACAGCACAGTAACAGCTTTAGCAGAATCGGCGGCGGTATCGGCGTGACAACCAATGCCGGTTATGTTATCGGCAGGAATTATGTGGGCGGTATTATCGGGAAAAATGACGGCCAGAACAAGATAGAGGACTGCGTTAATAACGGTGTGGCGGCAGGCTATAACGCGTATATCGGAGGCATCGTGGGGTATAATGGCGAGAAGGCAATCATAAGTAACTGTGCAAGCTATATCTCCGACCACAGCGGCGTGATCTTCAACCAGATCGTTAACACGTGGCAGGCAACCGGAAGCTATGCAGGTGGTATCGCCGGATATAATAATGGAACGATTAATTTTAAAAATGGTGCTAATGGTAAAATAACAGTCAAGTCCGTGGCTGGCATCGTA of Roseburia hominis contains these proteins:
- a CDS encoding CTP synthase, yielding MAVKYVFVTGGVVSGLGKGITAASLGRLLKARGYTVTMQKFDPYINIDPGTMNPVQHGEVFVTDDGAETDLDLGHYERFIDESLTKNSNVTTGKIYWSVLQKERRGDFGGGTVQVIPHITNEIKSRFYRNPSAKDTEIAIIEVGGTVGDIESQPFLESIRQFQHDIGHENAILIHVTLIPYLRASQEMKTKPTQASVKELQGMGIWPDVIVCRSEHALDDQIKDKIALFCNVPASHVLQNLDVEYLYEAPLAMEKEHLASVVCECLHLNCPEPDLKDWTEMVDCLRNPTQEVTVALVGKYIQLHDAYISVVEALKHGGIYSHTTVNIKWVDSEKVTSENAEEFLGDVCGILVPGGFGDRGIEGKIEAIRYARTHGVPFLGLCLGMQLAIVEFARNVVGYHDAHSVELRPDTTHPVIHIMPDQVGIEDIGGTLRLGAYPCVLSEESKAYALYGEKEIRERHRHRYEVNNDYREVLVKHGMRLSGLSPDGRIVEMIEIPEHPWFIGTQAHPELKSRPNKPHPLFRGFVEASMQFRNEREG